The genomic stretch CTGGGGACATGCCTGGTGCCAAAGCCCACCTCCCTTCCCAGTGAGCCCCCTGGAGGAGGCTTGGTGCTCAGGGAACAGGTTCAGCTCCATGGGGCTTCTGCTTCTACCCCAACCCTCCAGCCTGTGGCTGTGCCCATCCTTCCCTGGGAGCCCCATCCTCTTGTCACAGCTGAGCACCTCCTTCAGGACTACCTATTCCCCCAACCAGGTAGTATTCTAGAAATGGGGGTGGGAGAAGTTCTCCAGCCCTGGAGAATGGCTGAGGGGACACCAGCCTTCCCAGGACCTCTGAGCAGCAAGGACATCCCCGAGCAGCTGCGATTCCTGAATCCTGCAGGACTGTGAGCCCTGCCTTGCACAGGAGTCAGCTCACTGCGGATGTGGATTCTCAGTAAGCACCTCATTTCCCACCTGAGCACTCCTAGACAGGGCCTGACGGGCAGGAGGTTCACCTTGGTGAGGGTTCACCTTGGAGCGCGCCCTTTCCTAGACACTAACGACGCCGCTGTGTCAGCACAAAGGGCAGAGCAGCTGCCCTGAGCTAAGGCCCCCAAGTTGGAGCTACACCTGAGAGAGGGACACAGGCCCCAGACAGAGCCTGGCCCTCCAGGCCCCAGTGCTCAACAGGCCCTCGGAGagagggggacagagagggacGCACATGTTGGGGAGGTGCGACATTGAGGGAGCCCTTTCCTGAGGGTCAGGGGGGCTCTGGAAGGGGCCTCAAATGCCCAGGGCTTAAGAGGCAACTGGtaggacttccatggtggcgcagtggttaagaatccgcctgccaatgcaggggacacaggttcgagccctggtctgggaagaccccacatgcctcggagcaactaggcccgtgtgtcacaactactgaagcccacgcgcctagagcccatgctctgcaacaagatgccaccgcaatgagaagcccatacaccgcaacgaagagtagcccccactcgctgcaactagagaaagtccgcccacagcaacgaagacccaacgtagccaaaaaataaattaattaattaaaaaaaaaaaaaaaggcaactggTGAAGCTGCTTTCCTCCCCTGCAGTCCAGAGCGGGGCTGGAGGGGCGAGGCTTCTCCCACCTGTGCGTGTTGACAGAAAAGCATCCCTCTGAGTCCAGCAGCAGCTGGACTCCCAAATGCCCCTCCCCCCCAGAGACCAGAGAGGGCAGGCAACATGGGTGTCAGCAGGGGAAAGCCTGGAGCCCAAAGGCAGCCCCGGGGCTAAGTTCCTGTGGCCATCAGCAAGGGCATCAAGGACCACCTTGTCTTACTGACACTTCTGCACAGGCATCGTGAGAGGCACAGAGCAATTCTGCCTGTGAGGATCCCAGTACATCTCGCTTGGTGACCACCATGGGGGACCAGCCATCATGGTCCAAGCCTCTCAGCACCAGCCTGTCGGGACCCACCAGCTCAGCCAAATGACACAATCACACCCTGCTCAGGGACTCCTTTCACAGGAGCTAAGGAAAACTGCCCAGAGCTACTGTcagaaaataaacacaactgGCCTAACAGTGAGCAGATGCTCTGGGCGAAGCTGGTTACACGGTGGGTTCACTTTCAgaaaattcactgagctgtacacATACGATCTGTGcactttctttgtgtgttttatgCTTCATCTACAAAGTttaccttaaagaaaaaaaaaaagctcctccTGTCTGGGGAAGAGCGGAGGGCAGAGGTTGGTGTTCCCATCTGTGGGGTAGTGAGAGAGAACTCTTAAATCACGGGGTAAGTTCCCATCCCCACCTCTACCTCAGCCTCTGGGAGTGACCAACACAAAGAAGTCTGCTCAGATCAGACAGCCAGGAAAAGATGAAAGAGGAGGCAATCGATAGCAGAGGTGCAGATGGGAGAAAGCGGGGCAGTAACACGAGGCCATGTGCATCTTTAAAGACTGTGATAAAAACAAGGGCACAGGCCTGGGAAAGCTGCCTGTGTTATGAATGACACCTGGTTCCCTGTGACTCAGCCCATTCCAGATCAGTCAGGCCATGCAGTCACTAGAACAACCCTCCCCGCATAACCTGAACTCAACCATCTACCTTGTGAAGTGGACATCCTGTCATCCTCCACAAGAACTGATTCAGGGCAAAAGCCCAGTTATGACTGGCCAGGGACATCTCACTGGCTAAAACAGTCCTCTGCGGAGCCTCCTGGTCACCGCTCCTCAGTAGCTCACAAGAATTCATTGttactccatgtgtttgtgtttaaaaaacaacaagcATTCAGTAAAGAATGCTCTTCCCCTCTCTCATTTCAGAAAAATGGACACGAATGTAGGGCTCTGGTTTTTGCCCTGTACTGCAGTCAGGAACAACTGTAAAGCTCTGACAGCCAGTTCCATTGACCATGAATGCCCTTCCAAAGGGTCCACATAGGGACCCGGGTTGGGGTGGGCCAGAGGGAACCGGCCGGCCGGCCGCCCTTCACCCCACAGGGCTGGGGTCCAGACTCCCCGCCAGGGCATCCACGCGGCCCGGCCACAAACTCGGGGCTGGGCGGGCGGGCTCCTGCAGGGGCTGGCGGGTCCTCACTGCCCTCCCAAGTCTCAGGCCCACCCTGGCCAGCggcgtccccattttacagatgaggaaataaaggctCCGAGAGGCAAAAGGCCTGCGCCGCCTCCGGAAGGAGGCTCCGGAGACCCTCGGGCTCCCGGGCCTGCTCCCGTGGCCGCCGCGGCAAGAGTCGGGACCCATAGCCCGGAGGGGGCGGCTCCCCAAGGTCGCGCCGCAAGGACGCCGGCCCGCCCCCCGATTGCTCACCGGCTGCTCCCGGTCCGCGCCCTCAGCTGGCGGGGTCGGGATGGGGTTGGGGACCGCGTCGGGCGGGCCCGGGCGAACAGCAGCGCTCGCAGTCCCCAGCCCCGCCTCGGCGGCGCCGCGGGACACTAGCCCCATTTCCGTCCGCTCCCGGCGTTGCCGCGCGACGGTCCTCCCCCAAAGGTGCCCGGGCTGCCCGCCGGCCCTCGCCTGAGCGTTCCGTGAACGCAAGGTTCCGGTCCCCGGAGCCGGTGGCCCGTGCACACAGCGCCCTTGTTCCTCCTGCGTCCTTGTCCTCCCCATGCCCTGTGCACAACGTCCTTGTCCCCCATGTCCTTGTCCCCCTCGCAGCATCTTTGTTCCCCCTCCAGTCTACCCACAGTGTCCCCAACACCCCTGCCTTCCAGTTCCCCACCTTCCCACAGCCACCAAACCTCCCCATGCCTGGTTTCTTCATCTGAGGGATCCAGTAGACCTGACATTTGAGGGTCCCAGACCTCACCTTGTCTCCACCATCCCAGGGTGAAAGGACCCCCAGGCCCTGGGTGGGGTCCCAAAAGAAGCTGCCACCCCAGCCCCAGACTGGCCCCTTCGCACCCCAGTCCCTGCAGAGGCCAAGTGAGCTACGAAGGTTGGAGGGCCAGCCCAGGGTCTGAAGCCATCTGATCTGATGGTCAGGAGGCGTCCCTGGCCCCTCCTGTTCCAGGGGACAATACCCCTAGCACCAGCAGCAACTACTAAAGTTTACGGAGCACCTGCCCCACACACTTCCTTACACTGACCCACTTAATACTGCCCCACCTTTGCAGGGGCCGGGACATATGGAAGGGAACTTGTCTGGCAATGGCCTAAACCACAGACCCCTGAGACCATCCCCTCACCAGCCCCCAGGGGCAGGACTAGGCACTGGCCCTTTCCCCTGAAGACCACCCACTGGAACTAGGAGCCTGGCTGGGCCCCTGACTCAGAGTAACCCCACACACCCCCTACCCCTTCCGGCCTCATTTTCCTGCTATTTTTAAGCAGCAGGAGTCTGTCCTCACAGGAAGGCTCTTCTGCACTTGACCACTGCCCAGAACTCTCCAAGCAACCCCACCCATGAGCTTGGAGCTGTTTGATCCTCATTTGCAGTGGAGAAAATGAAGGCTCAGACAGTCTCACGTGGGAGAAGTGGACCAGGAGCATGGAGGCTTCCAACCCAGCCATGTGTCACCCCAGGGCACCTCTGGGGGggcccctcctctgctccccccTTACCTCAGCTGGGCTCAGAGAAGCTTCGGGAGGCTTGGCACCTGGGGCGCCTCTGAAAATGGTGGACAGTGCAGGGCCGCACCCCTGCCCaggctgcccagcccagcccagcccagcccggccctgcctgcccagccacaccctccctgcctgcctctgtctgattaggaggctggggctggggcaccTGGTGAGAGATCCTGCCTGGGTAAGTGCTGGTAGCTGGCCCAACACGCTGAAGATCTCCAGGCTTCAGCTGCCGGCCCCAAAGCGCAGGTCTCCTGGGCCTTGGAGGCTGGGAGGCAGCTGATGCAGGCTGCCGACCAAGTCTGAATCCTCTTCAGGAGGAAGACAAGAGGCCAGGCCCGGGCCCGACAGCAGTGCTCAGGAGTGTCAGCAAATGTGCAAGGTCAGGAAGGCATGGCCAGCAGCCCTGGAGGACCCTGCAAACCCTGAACATTTCTCCTGTCGTGGTCCAAACCCCGGGGACTGGACCCACGCACAGTGAGGGGCTGCTCCCGTTCAAGCCCACCAGATCAGGCCAATTCCAAGTGGGACTGGTACACTTTGATGTAGCCGTCCTCTGCGTCCGCCACCATGAGCTGGCCCTGGGGCACAAGGCCACACCCAGGGGCCACCTCAGCCCCTTGGACACCAGGCAGATGGGCGCCCTGGCCCAGGGGAACAGGGTCACCTGGCGCTGCTGCTCGTCCGCCACAATGACACTGCCCGCTGCGTCGGTGCACACGCCTGCCAGGGTGCCAACGTGGTGCTCAGTCAGGTCTCCCAGGGAGCACAGGGGCTGGCGGGCACTGCCAAACAGCCACACGTCCCCGAACTCCTCACTCACAGCCAGGCCCCCATCGGGCCCCAGGCCCACCCAGCAGGGGCCCTCCAGGCCCAGCATGGAGGCGGGGGCCGGTGGCTCCAAGGCAGGGCCCAGTGTGAAGCTGTGCACAGCCCCGGGCATGTGGTCAAGGGCATCCACAGCTAGCCCCCGGGGAGTCAAGAAGGTGCCCACTGTCACCCAGCGGCCTTGAGGGGCTCGGACGGTGTGCTGCAGCCTACGGACAGCCTTGGGGACCAGGTCACTGACCACCACGAGCCCAGCAGCTGTCACAGCCACGTCCTCCGGCACGAAGGCCCTGGCCCCTGGCACAAGGCAGGGCAGGTGGCGGATGGAGTGTCTCTAGAGGTCCAGCACGTGGATGCAGGGTGCAGTCCCAGCCGTCAGGAAGAGCAGGCCATCTGGGGAGCAGTGCAGGCCCCAGGGTCCCCCTGCAGCCCCTGCGGGCACTGGGATCCACCCAAGCAGCCGGGGCCGCCAGGAGTGAGTGGGGTCTCCAGGCAGGTCCAGCGTGAGGCGTGGTCCCTGGGACACGGCTGACCCGCTGGTGGGGGAGGCCCAGGAGGTCAGGGTAGGAGGCCAGAGAGCTGGTGGGTGGGCAGACATCACagcctcagcctctctgagccagtCCTCCAACTGGGCCGAGTTTGGGGCTGCAAGAGAAACAACACCCCACCATGTGCCAAGCAATGCGACAGCGGTCCCCCTGCACGCTTCCCGGCGGTGCTGGTTCCTCCTGTTTTACAGGTTTGACTCTGTTCCACCAGGTCCCGACCGCCAGCCGTGCCTCTGGGCCCTATTTTCCCAGATGTGGTCCCTGAACACAATTCTGGGAGACACATGACCCAGGAGGGCTGCTGTGGGTTTTGTTCTGAGGCCGGAATGAGCTCAGGGGCATCTAGGTGTccgaggtggggggaggggtgacagatgagcagtgtttctcaaacgcCTCTGCCCATAGAACCTTTCCTCGAGTCAGGGAAAGTGGCCCTTGTTTGGGGCAGCCCAAGCCCCTGCCCATTGCCCCACACAGCCCTTGGAAGCTTCCAACTCCTGAGGGGTGAAGCAGGGGTCCTTTCCTAGGCCTCTCTGGCCGTGGGGAGGGGTCTCCTACCTGGGGAGCTCGGGCTCTGTTGTTGGAAACCAGAGCCTGAGGGGGTGGGAAGAGCCACCTGGcagaggaggggggaaggggagaaggggggcggggaggcagaGCTCTGGCTGGGCCACCTTTGAGCAGCACCCAGGGAAGCTCTAAGGAGTCCAATCACTCAGCTGCTGACCCCACCAGGTACCTTCCAGTGCTGCCACATTcctgcctcggggcctttgcTCTGGCCTCTGGGACATTCTTCACGCTGCCCCTGCACGGCTGGTTGCACTCATGGTCCTCTCAGCCCACCCTCCCCAGGGGGCCCAGGGCCTCCACCACCTGCTGTCTCAGGAGAGAGCACCGCCTCCGTCCTCCAGCAGGACCTGGCAGAAGGGGCTGTGCCCCCGACCTGCTGGCTGAGTCACTCACCAGAGTCCGGGGCGGGGGCCTCCAGGGGCTGCATCTTGCACCCCGCCAGACTAGACAGGTTGGGTCCTGTCTCTCTGATCCTGTTTCTGCACCTGTGAAGCTGGGGCCATGCACTGCCAGTGGGGTCAGGCTTATGTCTGTCCATTGGGTGATGAGAAGTCTGGGTGCGGTAGCCAGGTAGGGGTGCTAACGGGAGGCCAAGGTGGGGTGGGTCTCCCTCAGACTCAGGACCTGGGGTTTCTCCAGACACCGCCTGACTCAGCCCGCAGCCCCTCCAGGAAGCCCCTGGAAGGTGGGGGTCAGCCGTGTCTGTGACCCACAGCACTCCCTACCTGACCGCCTGCACCCCAGCTCTGGACACTGCGGAGGGGCAGGCGGCGATGCTATCTGCTACCGGCGCGGTTAATGGGGCGGCCGCAGGTCCTGATCCGACTGGCCCCAGCCCGGCTGGCCCAGCGTGGGGAGCCAGGCACAGGCAGGAACTGCCCTCCCTGGGGCCATTCCTGGGTGGGCGTGGAGGTGTGGCCAGCTCCCAGGAACAGAAGTGATTTGCTGGGTCCGAGGGTCCCCCGGGCACCCCTCCCCGCCTGcctcctaccccccacccccgcctg from Balaenoptera acutorostrata chromosome 15, mBalAcu1.1, whole genome shotgun sequence encodes the following:
- the NHLRC4 gene encoding LOW QUALITY PROTEIN: NHL-repeat-containing protein 4 (The sequence of the model RefSeq protein was modified relative to this genomic sequence to represent the inferred CDS: inserted 1 base in 1 codon); amino-acid sequence: MLGLEGPCWVGLGPDGGLAVSEEFGDVWLFGSARQPLCSLGDLTEHHVGTLAGVCTDAAGSVIVADEQQRQVTLFPWARAPICLVSKGLRWPLGVAXVPQGQLMVADAEDGYIKVYQSHLELA